In Synergistaceae bacterium, one DNA window encodes the following:
- a CDS encoding NAD(P)-dependent oxidoreductase: MNMKKIAFIGVGRMGKPMVKNLLKLGFEVHVYARQIMKVYDIISNGAKFHSTINDCLKECDVTITMLGVPKDIEDLYFMPAGIFDSAKKDSCIIDMTTSSPTLAKMLYDEGKKRGLHVLDAPVSGSVNNAKNATLSIMAGGDSEDFKACLPLFRAMGTNINYMGSAGMGQHTKLANQILTAGALAGVCEAMTYARYKDIDMTKFLRAVSTGEGGSKQLDMNAPKILDRDFTPGFAIKHFIKDLLLAIDESNKEALNLDVLVTVMSHLKKLQEDGQGEMGTQSLIKYYGG, translated from the coding sequence ATGAACATGAAGAAAATAGCTTTTATCGGAGTCGGCAGAATGGGTAAACCTATGGTAAAAAATTTATTGAAGCTCGGCTTTGAAGTTCACGTTTACGCGCGTCAAATAATGAAAGTTTATGACATCATCAGCAACGGCGCAAAATTTCACAGCACAATAAATGACTGTCTCAAAGAGTGCGACGTTACAATTACAATGCTGGGCGTGCCTAAAGATATAGAAGATCTTTATTTCATGCCGGCGGGAATATTCGACAGCGCAAAGAAAGACTCTTGCATTATCGACATGACGACATCGAGTCCGACTCTGGCGAAAATGCTTTATGACGAGGGCAAAAAAAGGGGTCTTCACGTTCTCGACGCTCCTGTGTCTGGAAGTGTGAACAACGCAAAAAATGCGACACTTTCAATTATGGCCGGAGGAGACTCAGAAGATTTCAAAGCGTGCCTGCCTTTATTCCGCGCAATGGGGACAAATATAAATTATATGGGATCTGCGGGAATGGGTCAGCACACGAAATTAGCGAATCAGATTTTAACTGCGGGAGCTTTGGCCGGAGTCTGTGAAGCAATGACCTACGCGCGATATAAAGATATTGACATGACAAAATTTTTGCGTGCAGTCTCAACGGGTGAGGGCGGATCCAAACAATTAGACATGAACGCTCCGAAAATTTTAGACAGGGATTTTACGCCTGGATTCGCGATAAAACATTTTATAAAAGATCTGCTGCTGGCGATTGACGAGTCAAACAAGGAAGCATTAAATCTCGATGTGCTTGTAACAGTTATGAGTCACCTCAAAAAATTGCAGGAAGACGGACAAGGCGAAATGGGGACTCAGTCGCTAATAAAATATTACGGCGGATAA